One genomic region from Burkholderia latens encodes:
- a CDS encoding CinA family protein produces MPTDSVVHQLAIRAGNKLRDEHLSLATAESCTGGMIAAAITDISGSSQWFERGFVTYSNQAKSEMIGVPPDLIDKHGAVSEPVARAMAEGALRNSRAQVALSVTGIAGPGGGSEKKPVGTVSFAWSNRLHTDVETLVFKGDREQIRTQAAAHALRGLLKLLDEHER; encoded by the coding sequence ATGCCAACCGATTCCGTCGTTCATCAGCTTGCGATCCGCGCAGGCAACAAGCTGCGTGACGAGCACCTGTCGCTCGCCACTGCCGAATCCTGCACTGGCGGCATGATCGCCGCCGCGATCACCGACATTTCCGGCAGCAGCCAGTGGTTCGAGCGCGGCTTCGTCACTTATTCGAATCAGGCGAAGAGCGAGATGATCGGCGTGCCGCCCGACCTGATCGACAAGCACGGCGCGGTCAGCGAGCCGGTCGCGCGCGCGATGGCCGAAGGCGCGCTGCGCAACAGCCGCGCGCAGGTCGCGCTGTCCGTTACCGGGATCGCCGGCCCGGGCGGCGGCAGCGAGAAGAAGCCGGTCGGCACCGTATCGTTCGCATGGAGCAACCGGCTGCACACCGACGTCGAGACGCTCGTGTTCAAGGGCGACCGCGAGCAGATCCGCACGCAGGCGGCCGCACATGCGCTGCGCGGGCTGCTGAAGCTGCTCGACGAACACGAGCGCTGA